One Undibacter mobilis genomic region harbors:
- a CDS encoding K(+)-transporting ATPase subunit F, with product MNLDYTLAAAVTAGILIYLTYALMRPERF from the coding sequence ATGAATCTGGATTACACGCTCGCCGCTGCGGTTACCGCCGGCATCCTCATCTATCTCACCTACGCGCTCATGCGCCCGGAACGGTTCTGA
- a CDS encoding DUF2177 family protein, producing the protein MTYAVAYLAILLPFGLLDAVWLSLMGPRLYKPTLGDILLANVNVPAAIAFYLIYPIGILIFATLPALKAGSVAPALIYAALFGALAYGTYDLTNQATLRNWTLQLTLADMAWGTIASGLAGAASYYLTRTISDWLGIA; encoded by the coding sequence ATGACCTACGCCGTCGCCTATCTCGCCATTCTTCTGCCGTTCGGTCTGCTCGACGCCGTCTGGCTCAGCCTCATGGGACCTCGGCTCTATAAGCCAACGCTCGGCGACATTCTGCTGGCGAACGTCAATGTCCCTGCCGCGATTGCCTTCTATCTGATTTATCCGATCGGCATTCTGATATTCGCTACCCTGCCCGCTCTGAAGGCCGGTTCGGTGGCACCCGCCCTGATCTATGCCGCGCTGTTCGGTGCTCTGGCCTATGGCACCTACGACCTGACCAACCAGGCCACCTTGCGCAATTGGACGCTGCAATTGACGCTTGCCGACATGGCCTGGGGCACGATCGCATCCGGCCTGGCCGGCGCCGCCTCGTACTATCTGACACGCACGATCAGCGATTGGCTCGGTATCGCCTAA